A portion of the Vreelandella subglaciescola genome contains these proteins:
- the hrpA gene encoding ATP-dependent RNA helicase HrpA — MLSDAQRIERRFAGIERRLRDGKPVDRGLDEITREVERAGRLVQARRDQRVALNYPPELPVVERREDILKALDEHQVVIVAGETGSGKTTQLPKLCLELGRGRRGLIGHTQPRRLAARSVATRLAEELSTPLGDQVGYQVRFTDQSRDTTLVKLMTDGILLAETRHDPLLWRYDTIIIDEAHERSLNIDFLLGYLKRLLPKRPDLKVVITSATIDVERFSAHFGTPGRPAPVVEVTGRTYPVGVRYRPLTREADDEDDSTLQEGIVQAVAEIEQIERENHWLHGPRDVLVFLPGEREIRETADTLRRADFKGTEILPLYARLSNAEQNRVFAPHRGRRIVLATNVAETSLTVPGIRYVIDPGLVRISRYSYRAKIQRLPVEPVSQASANQRKGRCGRIAEGVCIRLYDEDDFLARPEFTDPEIQRTNLASVILSMLALKLGSIEAFPFVDPPDSRFVKDGFRLLFELGAVSEKNALTPLGRQIARLPVDPRLARMVLAGAERGSLRDVLVVVSALSIQDPRDRPADKRQAADQAHNRWHSPESDFVALVNLWHGVENAREALSGNQLRRWCREHYINYLRVREWHDTFRQLRQLLRDMDIEVPPPAPKDPEQSEEEARKLRRTTSGKLHQALLSGLLSNLGLLTENREYLGARNRKFVIHPGSGLAKKSPKWLMTFELIETSRLFARMVAKIDPAWIEPQAEHLVKRSHSDPHWEMKRAQVVAKEQVTLFGLPIVSGRSVHFGAIAPQESRELFIRRALVEGEFHTRGEFFAHNRALVEEVEALEDRARRRDILVDEDTLFDFYDARIPADIVNGKGFEHWRKKAEEQDPTLLRFDLDALKARDAEDVTRSQYPDHLTLAGVSYPVNYHFAPGAEDDGVTLTVPAAMLSQLPVHALEWLVPGLLRDKCIALLKSLPKSLRRQVVPIPDWVDAALEALTPDERPLTEALGEFLRRRTGTRLSPDDWRLEQLEPHLVMNLRVVGHDGQTLGQGRDARALEKRFEDAASRGAQALAAQVSQEPKLEGLPDKALPESRVTEQAGIRVEAYPALVKDGDAFSVALLDHPAKAEAAHREGVARMAMAQRPGWVKAIKQLSGVTRCALLFAKVGGKQAFVDDLVLAVFTQVVAVDPLPRSAAALEQRLADTEEAIIPHAETLLDQAHAALKEHLEVTKVLKGRLNFALALVYSDIKAQMKRLVYPGFLCDAGEWLAHYPRYMQAALLRLEKAPRERGRDQMLMGEVQALETRFDTRRDSERRGRVEAPELVAFGWWLQELRVSLFAQQLGTSMPVSVKRLEKHWQEITRV; from the coding sequence ATGCTGAGCGATGCCCAGCGCATTGAGCGGCGCTTTGCCGGGATTGAGCGCCGCCTGCGCGACGGTAAACCGGTGGATCGCGGCCTTGACGAGATAACTCGCGAAGTAGAGCGCGCCGGACGTTTGGTGCAGGCGCGCCGAGACCAGCGTGTGGCGCTGAACTACCCCCCGGAACTGCCGGTAGTCGAGCGCCGCGAGGATATTCTCAAGGCGCTCGATGAGCATCAGGTGGTGATTGTGGCCGGTGAAACGGGTTCGGGGAAAACCACCCAGCTGCCCAAGCTCTGCCTTGAACTGGGGCGCGGCCGGCGAGGGCTGATCGGGCACACCCAGCCGCGCCGGCTGGCGGCACGCAGCGTTGCCACACGGCTGGCCGAAGAGCTTTCCACGCCGCTGGGTGATCAGGTGGGCTATCAAGTGCGCTTTACCGATCAGAGCCGTGATACCACTCTGGTCAAACTGATGACCGACGGGATTCTGCTGGCCGAAACCCGCCACGACCCGCTGCTGTGGCGCTACGACACGATCATTATCGACGAGGCCCACGAGCGCAGCCTGAACATCGATTTTCTGCTCGGCTATCTCAAGCGATTATTGCCCAAACGGCCCGATCTCAAAGTGGTTATCACCTCGGCGACCATCGACGTAGAGCGCTTTTCCGCACACTTCGGCACGCCCGGCCGCCCCGCGCCGGTGGTCGAGGTGACCGGGCGCACCTATCCGGTCGGGGTGCGCTATCGCCCGCTTACGCGCGAGGCTGACGACGAAGACGACAGCACTCTGCAGGAGGGTATCGTGCAGGCGGTGGCGGAAATCGAGCAGATCGAGCGTGAAAACCACTGGCTGCACGGCCCGCGCGATGTGCTGGTGTTCCTGCCCGGCGAGCGTGAAATCCGCGAAACTGCCGACACCCTGCGCCGCGCCGACTTCAAGGGCACCGAGATTCTGCCGCTTTATGCGCGGCTGTCCAACGCCGAGCAGAACCGCGTGTTTGCCCCGCACCGCGGGCGGCGTATTGTGCTCGCCACCAACGTGGCGGAAACCTCGCTGACCGTCCCCGGGATTCGCTATGTGATTGACCCGGGGCTGGTGCGCATCAGCCGCTACAGTTACCGTGCCAAGATTCAGCGCCTGCCGGTCGAGCCGGTCAGTCAGGCCAGCGCTAACCAGCGCAAGGGCCGCTGCGGGCGGATCGCCGAAGGCGTCTGTATCCGCCTGTATGACGAAGACGATTTTCTCGCTCGCCCCGAGTTCACCGATCCGGAAATCCAGCGGACGAACCTGGCTTCGGTGATTCTGTCCATGCTGGCGCTTAAGCTGGGCAGCATCGAGGCGTTTCCGTTTGTCGATCCGCCTGACAGCCGCTTTGTCAAAGACGGCTTCCGACTGCTGTTCGAGCTGGGCGCGGTGAGTGAAAAAAATGCGCTGACCCCGCTTGGCCGCCAGATTGCGCGCCTGCCGGTCGACCCGCGGCTGGCGCGGATGGTGCTGGCCGGTGCCGAGCGCGGCAGCCTGCGCGATGTGCTGGTGGTGGTCTCGGCGCTGTCGATTCAGGACCCGCGCGATCGCCCGGCGGATAAACGTCAGGCGGCGGATCAGGCGCACAATCGCTGGCACTCGCCGGAGTCGGATTTTGTCGCGCTGGTCAATCTCTGGCACGGCGTGGAAAACGCTCGTGAGGCGCTCTCCGGCAACCAGCTCAGGCGCTGGTGCCGCGAGCATTACATCAACTACCTGCGCGTGCGCGAATGGCACGATACCTTCCGTCAGCTGCGTCAGCTGCTGCGCGATATGGACATCGAAGTGCCGCCGCCGGCGCCCAAAGACCCCGAACAAAGCGAAGAAGAGGCGCGCAAGCTCCGGCGCACAACCTCCGGCAAGCTGCACCAGGCGTTGCTTTCGGGGCTTTTATCCAACCTGGGTTTGCTGACCGAAAATCGCGAATACCTGGGCGCGCGCAACCGCAAGTTCGTGATTCATCCGGGCTCGGGGCTGGCGAAAAAATCGCCCAAATGGCTGATGACCTTTGAGCTGATCGAAACCTCGCGGCTGTTTGCCCGCATGGTGGCGAAAATTGATCCGGCGTGGATCGAGCCGCAGGCCGAGCATTTGGTCAAGCGCAGCCATAGCGACCCACACTGGGAAATGAAGCGCGCTCAGGTGGTGGCGAAAGAACAGGTTACGCTGTTTGGCCTGCCGATTGTCAGCGGGCGCAGCGTGCACTTTGGCGCTATCGCACCGCAGGAATCTCGTGAGCTGTTTATCCGCCGCGCGCTGGTAGAAGGCGAATTCCACACCAGGGGCGAGTTTTTTGCCCATAACCGCGCGCTGGTGGAAGAGGTCGAAGCGCTTGAAGATCGCGCTCGGCGTCGGGATATTCTGGTCGACGAAGACACGCTGTTCGATTTCTACGACGCGCGTATTCCGGCGGATATCGTCAACGGCAAGGGCTTTGAGCACTGGCGCAAAAAGGCCGAAGAGCAGGATCCGACGCTGCTCAGGTTTGATCTGGATGCGCTCAAGGCGCGCGATGCCGAGGACGTGACGCGGTCGCAATACCCGGATCACCTGACGCTCGCCGGGGTGAGCTATCCGGTCAACTATCATTTTGCTCCCGGCGCCGAGGATGACGGCGTCACGCTGACCGTGCCGGCGGCGATGCTCTCGCAGCTGCCGGTACACGCGCTGGAATGGCTGGTGCCGGGGCTGCTGCGCGACAAATGCATTGCGCTGTTGAAGTCGCTGCCTAAAAGTCTGCGCCGCCAGGTCGTGCCGATTCCTGACTGGGTGGATGCCGCACTTGAAGCGCTTACCCCCGACGAACGCCCGCTGACCGAAGCGCTGGGCGAGTTCCTTCGCCGGCGTACCGGCACGCGGTTAAGCCCTGACGACTGGCGGCTTGAGCAGCTGGAGCCGCACTTGGTGATGAACCTGCGCGTGGTCGGCCATGATGGCCAGACGCTGGGTCAGGGGCGCGATGCGCGCGCGCTGGAAAAACGCTTTGAAGACGCCGCCAGCCGTGGCGCACAGGCGTTGGCGGCGCAGGTCAGTCAAGAGCCGAAACTCGAAGGGCTGCCTGACAAGGCGCTGCCGGAATCCCGTGTGACCGAGCAGGCAGGGATTCGTGTGGAAGCCTACCCGGCGCTGGTCAAGGACGGCGATGCCTTTAGCGTGGCGCTGCTGGATCATCCGGCCAAGGCGGAAGCCGCTCACCGTGAAGGCGTCGCCCGCATGGCCATGGCGCAGCGCCCGGGCTGGGTCAAGGCGATCAAGCAGCTTTCCGGCGTCACCCGCTGCGCGCTGCTGTTTGCCAAGGTGGGCGGCAAGCAGGCGTTTGTCGATGATCTGGTACTGGCGGTATTTACTCAGGTGGTGGCGGTAGACCCGCTGCCGCGTTCGGCGGCGGCACTTGAACAGCGCTTGGCCGATACTGAAGAGGCGATTATCCCCCACGCGGAAACGCTGCTCGATCAGGCGCACGCTGCGCTCAAAGAGCATCTGGAAGTGACCAAAGTGTTGAAAGGCCGGCTCAACTTCGCGCTGGCGCTGGTCTACAGTGATATCAAGGCGCAGATGAAGAGGCTGGTGTACCCCGGTTTCCTGTGCGATGCCGGCGAATGGCTGGCGCATTATCCGCGCTATATGCAGGCCGCGCTGTTGCGGCTGGAAAAAGCCCCGCGTGAACGCGGGCGCGACCAGATGCTGATGGGTGAAGTCCAGGCACTGGAAACCCGCTTTGATACGCGGCGGGACAGCGAGCGCCGCGGCCGCGTTGAGGCGCCCGAGCTGGTGGCCTTTGGCTGGTGGCTTCAGGAGCTGCGTGTTTCACTGTTCGCCCAGCAGTTGGGGACAAGCATGCCGGTATCGGTCAAGCGGCTGGAAAAACATTGGCAGGAGATTACTCGGGTGTAG
- a CDS encoding beta-ketoacyl-ACP synthase III — protein sequence MTQVVITGTGLYTPEHAVDNDALVATFNTWAEGENARHADASAAGEREPLAYSSSAFIEKASGIKSRYVLDADGILDPERMRPHLPDRGNDEPSIQCEMALSAAQQALTSAGINAEDIELVIVACSNLERAYPAIAVELQQALGTRGYGFDMNVACSSATFALETAANAIASGSVKRALIVNPEICSAHLNFRDRDSHFIFGDACTAMVLENDVVAQAQERYAILGTKLVTQFSNAIRNNAGFLNRVTDSDPAALDKLFVQEGRRVFKEVCPLVARLIGNHLASLELGGGDVRRLWLHQANLHMNDLIARKVLGASPTLEQAPVILDRYANTSSAGSIIAFHLHREALNSGDIGVICSFGAGYSAGSVVVQKV from the coding sequence ATGACACAGGTGGTAATTACCGGAACGGGGCTTTATACGCCCGAGCACGCCGTTGACAACGATGCGCTGGTCGCGACGTTCAATACCTGGGCCGAGGGTGAAAACGCGCGCCATGCCGACGCGAGTGCTGCGGGCGAGCGCGAGCCGCTGGCGTATTCCAGCAGTGCGTTTATTGAAAAGGCCTCCGGCATCAAAAGCCGCTATGTGCTGGACGCTGACGGCATTCTGGATCCCGAACGAATGCGCCCGCATCTGCCCGATCGCGGCAACGACGAACCGTCGATCCAGTGCGAAATGGCGCTCTCGGCCGCGCAGCAGGCGCTTACCAGCGCGGGTATCAACGCGGAAGATATCGAGCTGGTGATCGTGGCCTGCTCCAATCTTGAACGCGCCTATCCGGCCATTGCGGTAGAGCTGCAGCAGGCGCTGGGCACGCGTGGCTATGGGTTCGACATGAACGTGGCGTGCAGCTCGGCCACCTTCGCGCTGGAAACCGCGGCCAATGCCATTGCCTCGGGCAGCGTCAAGCGGGCACTTATCGTCAATCCGGAAATCTGCTCGGCGCACCTGAATTTTCGCGACCGCGACAGCCACTTTATTTTTGGCGATGCGTGCACGGCCATGGTGCTGGAAAATGACGTTGTCGCTCAGGCGCAAGAGCGCTATGCGATTCTCGGTACCAAGCTGGTCACGCAATTCTCCAATGCCATACGCAACAACGCCGGCTTTTTGAATCGCGTTACCGACAGCGATCCCGCTGCCCTCGATAAGCTGTTTGTGCAGGAAGGGCGGCGCGTCTTCAAAGAAGTCTGCCCGCTGGTGGCCAGACTGATCGGCAATCATCTGGCGTCGCTGGAACTGGGCGGCGGCGATGTGCGCCGGCTATGGCTGCATCAGGCCAACCTGCATATGAACGACTTGATTGCACGCAAGGTGCTGGGGGCGTCGCCGACGCTTGAGCAGGCACCGGTGATTCTTGACCGCTATGCCAATACCAGCTCGGCGGGCTCCATTATTGCCTTCCACCTGCATCGCGAGGCATTGAACAGCGGTGATATTGGCGTTATCTGTTCGTTTGGCGCCGGCTATAGCGCGGGCAGTGTTGTTGTGCAAAAAGTATAG
- a CDS encoding MlaA family lipoprotein produces MLNDFRLRVTPSLKRATSLPLALTFAAALGGCASTAVTTEPQPEDPWEGFNRKVFAFNDVLDRYALRPVAQGYHTITPDPVEDSVGNFFSNLGEVRTVLNSLLQGKGENASRATSRLLINTTAGVGGLFDVATRMDIQQQEEDFGQTLAAWGWTDSRYLVLPLLGPSTLRDTTGLPANMAAYPLTYVDDDATRIPLRVLQLIDGRAGFLDQEDLIQGDRYRFLRDAYLQSRAFKINDGELGDDPFASDNFEFDDADFSDENAAD; encoded by the coding sequence ATGTTAAACGATTTTCGACTACGCGTTACGCCGAGCCTGAAGCGTGCCACCTCACTGCCGCTGGCGCTGACGTTTGCCGCCGCGCTTGGCGGGTGTGCGAGTACGGCGGTGACGACCGAGCCGCAGCCCGAAGACCCGTGGGAAGGCTTTAACCGTAAGGTTTTTGCGTTTAACGACGTGCTTGACCGCTATGCGCTGCGCCCGGTGGCTCAGGGGTACCACACGATTACGCCTGACCCGGTAGAAGACAGCGTTGGTAATTTTTTCTCCAACCTGGGTGAAGTGCGTACGGTGCTTAATAGCCTGCTGCAGGGCAAGGGCGAAAACGCCAGCCGGGCGACGTCGCGTTTGCTGATCAACACCACCGCGGGCGTGGGCGGGCTGTTTGACGTGGCCACAAGGATGGATATTCAGCAGCAGGAAGAAGATTTTGGTCAGACGCTGGCAGCCTGGGGCTGGACCGATTCGCGCTATCTGGTGCTGCCGCTCTTGGGCCCCAGTACGCTGCGCGATACGACCGGCCTGCCGGCTAACATGGCCGCGTACCCGTTGACCTACGTTGACGATGACGCAACCCGAATTCCCCTGCGTGTGTTGCAGCTGATTGATGGTCGGGCAGGGTTTCTTGACCAGGAAGATCTCATTCAGGGCGATCGCTATCGCTTCCTGCGTGACGCCTATTTGCAAAGCCGTGCCTTTAAAATCAATGACGGTGAGCTAGGCGACGACCCGTTCGCCAGTGATAATTTCGAGTTTGATGACGCGGACTTCAGCGACGAAAACGCCGCCGATTGA
- a CDS encoding STAS domain-containing protein — translation MLIEEGRIKAAFDSGVFVLKLIGDVRLTLCATLDIQAQRLAQTPGLFAVMIDLREATNVDSTALGFLAKVAMAVNNRLEQPPTIIVDNPDVRQMLDVMGFARFFTLLGAPLRPGLADAVEDLPEVLADENGLRERVLEAHRILMHMNEHNREQFQPLVEMLEAQDHTPRH, via the coding sequence ATGCTGATTGAAGAAGGTCGCATCAAGGCGGCGTTCGATTCCGGGGTGTTTGTCCTCAAGCTGATTGGCGATGTCCGCCTGACGCTGTGTGCAACGCTTGATATTCAGGCGCAACGGCTGGCACAGACGCCGGGGCTTTTCGCGGTCATGATCGACCTGCGCGAAGCCACCAACGTTGATTCCACTGCGCTCGGGTTTCTGGCCAAAGTGGCCATGGCGGTGAACAACCGCCTGGAACAACCGCCCACCATTATCGTGGATAACCCCGACGTGCGTCAGATGCTTGACGTCATGGGCTTCGCCCGCTTTTTTACGCTGCTTGGCGCGCCGCTGCGCCCCGGGCTCGCCGATGCGGTTGAAGACCTTCCCGAGGTGTTGGCGGACGAAAACGGCCTGCGCGAGCGTGTTCTTGAAGCCCACCGCATTTTAATGCACATGAACGAGCACAACCGCGAGCAGTTCCAGCCGCTGGTGGAAATGCTCGAAGCCCAGGACCATACGCCCCGGCACTAG
- the tal gene encoding transaldolase yields the protein MATSLLSQLKQMTTVVADTGDLDAIRRFRPQDATTNPSLILQAAQQEDRRERLALIARDSHDIDAAVDRVAVDIGSEISALVPGYVSTEVSARLSFDRDATIARAHSLIERYQQAGVSAERILIKIAATWEGIQAASQLEREGIHTNLTLLFGFTQAKACADAGATLVSPFVGRILDWHKAQNPQADFSGHNDPGVISVKGIYNYFKAHGYPTIVMGASFRNVGEIKALAGCDRLTISPKLLNELDNEQGTLARQLDGALAAADANAEAPLNQAAFRWQMNEDAMAGEKLGEGIRKFMADQRKLETLLDELAQRR from the coding sequence ATGGCCACAAGTCTGCTATCTCAACTCAAACAAATGACCACCGTCGTGGCTGACACAGGCGACCTTGATGCGATTCGCCGCTTCCGGCCTCAGGACGCGACTACCAACCCATCGCTGATCCTGCAGGCCGCACAGCAAGAAGACCGGCGTGAGCGCCTGGCGCTTATCGCCCGTGACAGCCATGACATTGACGCCGCCGTTGATCGCGTAGCCGTGGATATCGGTAGCGAAATCAGCGCGCTGGTACCGGGCTACGTTTCCACAGAGGTCAGCGCGCGCCTGTCATTTGACCGCGACGCCACCATAGCTCGCGCCCACTCGCTGATCGAGCGCTACCAGCAGGCCGGCGTAAGCGCCGAGCGCATCCTGATCAAGATTGCCGCGACGTGGGAAGGCATTCAGGCCGCCTCGCAGCTGGAGCGCGAAGGTATTCATACCAACCTGACGCTGCTGTTCGGCTTTACCCAGGCCAAGGCCTGTGCCGATGCCGGCGCGACGCTGGTTTCACCGTTTGTAGGCCGCATTCTTGACTGGCACAAAGCGCAAAACCCACAGGCTGATTTCAGCGGCCATAACGACCCCGGTGTGATCTCGGTCAAGGGTATTTATAACTACTTCAAGGCCCACGGCTACCCGACGATCGTGATGGGCGCCAGCTTTCGCAACGTCGGCGAAATCAAGGCGCTAGCCGGCTGCGATAGATTGACCATTTCGCCCAAGCTGCTCAACGAGCTGGACAATGAACAGGGTACGCTTGCCCGCCAGCTTGACGGCGCGCTTGCGGCTGCCGACGCCAATGCCGAAGCACCGCTGAATCAGGCGGCGTTTCGCTGGCAGATGAACGAAGATGCGATGGCAGGCGAAAAACTCGGGGAAGGGATTCGTAAGTTCATGGCGGATCAGCGAAAGCTGGAAACGCTGCTGGACGAGCTGGCCCAGCGCCGCTAA
- a CDS encoding Bcr/CflA family multidrug efflux MFS transporter: MELNSRRVALLVAANTALAPFAIDAYLPAMAALADTIQESIHRTELSISIFLLGFALGQLFFGPLSDRLGRKPVLTGGLSVFAVASLGLTQVESLDTLLLLRFIQALGGGACVVNSAAIVRDCFQGREAAKVMSTMAMIMMLAPLVAPSVGSALLHAVDWWLIFVFLAVYALFLLWLLGTKLPETRDMSLPVASPRQVLRNYASILKHREGMGYICAVASSFAGLFAFITASPFLYLEYFSLSPALYPFVFGANVVVIALSNRVNIYLLKTRTPQQNLRLGLFIQLLAACALVLATMLGLHSLPVVVILVMCFTGMIGLITPNSISSLLDHFGHISATATALLGGIQFSCGALAGMMVGYFEVENMWPMVLTMLVASLGGNLGVRWLTPAPESEPEPRTDPHA, from the coding sequence ATGGAACTTAATTCACGCCGCGTGGCACTGCTGGTGGCCGCCAATACGGCGTTGGCACCCTTTGCCATTGATGCTTATTTACCGGCGATGGCGGCACTTGCCGATACGATTCAAGAAAGTATTCATCGCACCGAGCTCTCAATCAGTATTTTTCTCCTCGGTTTTGCGTTGGGACAGCTGTTTTTCGGGCCGCTTTCCGACCGGCTGGGTCGCAAACCCGTGCTGACCGGCGGCCTGAGCGTGTTTGCCGTGGCCAGCTTGGGGCTCACCCAGGTGGAAAGTCTCGACACGTTGTTGCTGCTGCGCTTTATACAGGCGCTGGGGGGCGGTGCCTGCGTGGTGAATTCAGCCGCGATTGTGCGCGACTGCTTCCAGGGCCGCGAGGCGGCCAAGGTCATGTCCACGATGGCGATGATCATGATGCTGGCGCCTCTTGTCGCGCCAAGCGTGGGCAGTGCCTTGCTGCACGCGGTGGATTGGTGGCTTATTTTTGTGTTTTTAGCCGTCTATGCGCTATTTTTACTTTGGCTGTTGGGCACCAAGCTCCCCGAAACCCGGGATATGTCGCTGCCGGTGGCGTCTCCCCGCCAGGTGTTGCGCAACTATGCCAGCATTCTGAAGCACCGTGAGGGCATGGGCTATATCTGTGCAGTGGCGTCATCGTTTGCCGGGCTGTTTGCCTTTATCACCGCCTCGCCGTTTTTGTATCTGGAGTATTTCTCGCTGTCGCCGGCGCTATACCCGTTTGTGTTTGGCGCCAACGTGGTGGTGATTGCGCTGTCCAACCGCGTCAATATTTATCTGCTTAAAACCCGCACGCCACAGCAAAATCTGCGCTTGGGGTTGTTTATTCAGCTGCTCGCGGCTTGTGCATTGGTGTTGGCAACCATGCTGGGGCTGCATAGTTTGCCGGTGGTAGTGATACTGGTGATGTGCTTTACCGGCATGATCGGCTTGATTACCCCCAATTCGATTTCTTCGCTGCTGGATCATTTCGGTCATATCAGCGCGACCGCGACGGCGCTGCTGGGCGGCATTCAGTTTAGCTGCGGTGCGCTTGCCGGCATGATGGTCGGATACTTTGAAGTCGAAAATATGTGGCCGATGGTGCTGACGATGCTGGTGGCATCACTTGGCGGCAACCTTGGCGTGCGCTGGCTGACGCCAGCGCCTGAGTCTGAGCCGGAACCCCGTACCGATCCGCATGCATAG
- a CDS encoding sulfite exporter TauE/SafE family protein, translated as MHSILMWLDMAPGTWLSAASVLVVGAFVQRATGFGLAVVSAPLLLMLEPRLVPVILVLFGLTVSLMMVRHYRHEVSLGPISMALVGRVPGNVLGVWLLLAAPMAVMEKLIAAIVLFAVLVTLFRFRLPVNRATLFSAGVLSGVFGTVASIGGPPIVLLMHGLPPDRMRGNLAAFFILTSTLTLLTLALAGQISAWHFGVAATLLPAVLLGNALANRIASRLDRRWLQGVSLSLCALSALGLLL; from the coding sequence ATGCATAGCATACTGATGTGGCTGGATATGGCGCCTGGTACCTGGCTGAGCGCTGCTAGCGTGTTGGTGGTGGGCGCGTTTGTGCAGCGCGCCACAGGATTCGGCCTGGCGGTGGTCAGCGCGCCGCTGCTGCTGATGCTTGAGCCACGACTGGTGCCGGTCATTCTGGTGCTGTTCGGGCTAACGGTGTCGCTGATGATGGTGCGTCATTACCGGCATGAGGTGAGTCTGGGGCCGATCAGCATGGCACTTGTCGGGCGGGTGCCCGGCAATGTGCTGGGCGTGTGGCTGCTGCTTGCCGCGCCCATGGCCGTGATGGAAAAGTTGATTGCCGCCATTGTGCTGTTTGCCGTGCTGGTCACGTTGTTTCGCTTCCGGCTACCGGTGAATCGTGCAACGCTCTTCAGCGCGGGTGTGCTGTCGGGGGTTTTTGGCACCGTGGCCTCTATTGGCGGCCCGCCGATCGTGCTGTTGATGCACGGCCTGCCGCCGGATCGAATGCGCGGTAATCTTGCTGCATTTTTCATTCTGACATCCACTCTTACGCTTCTAACGCTGGCACTGGCCGGGCAGATAAGTGCCTGGCACTTTGGCGTTGCCGCCACACTTTTACCTGCCGTCCTGTTGGGCAATGCGTTGGCTAATCGCATTGCATCAAGGCTGGACAGGCGCTGGCTTCAAGGCGTATCGCTTTCGCTCTGTGCGCTTTCTGCGCTGGGGCTTCTCCTCTAG
- a CDS encoding substrate-binding domain-containing protein, translating into MKRILTTSLIAAAVMSAAGAAQARDQIRIVGSSTVYPFASYVTEEFGALTNYPTPVIESTGSGGGLRLFCNGIGEGTPDITNASRRMKISEFERCEKNGVTDITEAKIGSDGIVLGQSADNEAIDLSLSQLFLAVAAKVPADGELVDNPNKKWSDIDATLPDREISIYGPPTTSGTRDAFEELVMEAASEEMEAYGGEGYADIRSDGVYIDAGENDNLIVKRLAKDTDAFGIFGYSFLVENPGIIQGASIEGVKPESEAISSGDYPVARSLWFYVKNQHADDVAPLYEYANMFMEEQMIGKAGYLMDLGLIPLPDAERTQARKQVAGHEALTLADLK; encoded by the coding sequence ATGAAACGCATCCTCACTACCAGCCTTATTGCTGCGGCGGTCATGAGCGCTGCCGGCGCGGCGCAGGCGCGTGATCAAATCCGCATTGTGGGTTCAAGCACCGTTTACCCTTTTGCCAGCTACGTGACCGAAGAGTTCGGTGCCCTTACCAATTATCCGACGCCGGTTATTGAATCAACCGGTTCAGGCGGCGGGCTGCGACTTTTCTGTAACGGCATTGGAGAGGGCACCCCCGACATCACCAATGCTTCGCGGCGCATGAAAATTTCTGAGTTTGAGCGCTGTGAGAAAAATGGCGTGACCGATATTACTGAAGCCAAAATCGGCTCCGATGGCATTGTGCTAGGTCAGTCGGCCGACAATGAAGCCATTGACCTGAGCCTCAGTCAGCTGTTTCTTGCGGTAGCCGCCAAAGTGCCGGCAGACGGCGAGCTGGTCGATAATCCCAACAAAAAGTGGAGTGATATCGATGCGACACTGCCGGATCGTGAAATCTCCATCTACGGGCCGCCTACTACATCCGGCACGCGCGATGCCTTTGAAGAACTGGTGATGGAGGCTGCCTCGGAAGAAATGGAGGCCTACGGCGGTGAAGGCTATGCCGATATCCGTTCCGACGGCGTTTATATTGATGCAGGCGAGAACGACAACCTGATCGTCAAGCGTCTTGCTAAAGATACCGATGCGTTCGGCATCTTTGGCTATTCTTTCCTGGTGGAAAACCCCGGCATCATTCAGGGGGCCAGCATTGAAGGTGTTAAGCCTGAATCCGAAGCGATCAGTTCGGGAGACTATCCGGTGGCGCGTTCGCTGTGGTTCTACGTGAAAAACCAGCACGCCGATGACGTTGCACCGCTTTATGAGTACGCCAACATGTTCATGGAAGAGCAGATGATTGGCAAAGCTGGCTACCTGATGGATCTGGGGCTGATTCCGCTCCCCGATGCCGAGCGTACCCAAGCACGCAAGCAGGTAGCCGGGCATGAAGCACTGACGCTTGCTGACCTGAAGTAA